From the genome of Tautonia marina, one region includes:
- a CDS encoding response regulator: protein MSEKPRVLVIDRESDPAWLSRSAFDDSYEIVQARSMARALYLLREEQFEGVFVTASQLPPLRWAGMLLQSDEILEAIADGVAVVEPDSQRVLWYNPEFRNLVATEGDPINRPFFEVLAFPERCEPDLCPFQQSQATKQPAGCVLKLGTGNYFRLNVTPILDGEGGLQSLIALTREITDEVLQEQKVRAINKAGEELADLTPEELAALRVDERIDVLKFNIVRHMRDLLGLDFIEIRLLKPSGKLEPLLTEGMTPLAADRELFASESGNGVTGYVAATGKGYLCDDTTRDPLYLEGAINARSSLTVPLVRHGRVIGTLNVESPKPNAFDRRDQQFLEIYARNIASALTTLELLEAEKVSTARASVEAIVKELALPLDDILGDATTALDRYAGHDEDIVNRLRHLLYRAREIRGLIRRAGATVLPEGSRNARPPKRLADARVLVVDADESIRWAAHQLLEQQGATVETARDALEAIALARQTPYAAALVDIRLPDLDGYEAYRRIREVQPGVPVILMTGFGYDPTHSIVKARKEGLRTVLYKPFHVDRLIDAVEQAVRSPEPIPPADGFPPAPR, encoded by the coding sequence GTGTCCGAGAAGCCTCGTGTTCTGGTGATCGATCGCGAGTCCGACCCTGCCTGGCTGTCTCGCTCGGCCTTTGACGACTCTTACGAGATCGTTCAGGCACGCAGTATGGCCCGGGCTCTGTACTTGCTCCGCGAAGAGCAGTTCGAGGGGGTGTTCGTGACCGCCTCGCAGCTTCCCCCGCTGCGCTGGGCGGGTATGCTCTTGCAATCGGATGAGATCCTCGAAGCGATCGCCGATGGCGTCGCCGTGGTCGAACCGGACAGTCAGCGAGTGCTCTGGTACAACCCCGAGTTCCGCAATCTGGTGGCCACCGAGGGAGATCCGATTAACCGGCCCTTCTTCGAGGTGCTGGCATTCCCTGAGCGTTGCGAGCCGGATCTCTGTCCGTTTCAGCAATCTCAGGCGACGAAACAACCCGCCGGGTGCGTCTTGAAGCTGGGAACCGGCAACTACTTCCGGCTGAACGTCACCCCAATCCTCGATGGCGAAGGCGGGTTGCAGTCGCTCATCGCCCTGACCCGAGAAATCACCGACGAGGTCCTGCAGGAACAGAAAGTTCGCGCCATCAACAAGGCCGGCGAAGAACTGGCCGATCTGACTCCAGAGGAGTTGGCCGCCCTTCGGGTCGACGAGCGAATCGACGTGTTGAAGTTCAACATCGTTCGCCACATGCGCGACCTGCTCGGGCTCGATTTTATCGAGATCCGACTGCTCAAACCGTCGGGCAAACTCGAACCCCTCTTGACCGAAGGAATGACCCCCCTGGCGGCCGATCGGGAGCTGTTTGCCTCGGAAAGCGGGAACGGCGTGACCGGCTACGTGGCGGCGACAGGAAAGGGGTATCTCTGCGACGACACGACCCGAGACCCGCTCTACCTGGAAGGGGCGATCAACGCCCGAAGCTCCTTGACGGTGCCCCTGGTGCGGCACGGCCGGGTCATCGGCACCCTGAACGTCGAGAGCCCGAAGCCGAACGCCTTCGATCGCCGCGACCAGCAGTTCCTCGAAATTTATGCCCGCAACATCGCGTCGGCGCTGACGACCCTGGAGCTGCTCGAAGCCGAGAAGGTGAGCACCGCCCGGGCCTCGGTCGAGGCGATCGTCAAGGAACTGGCCCTGCCGCTCGACGACATCCTCGGCGATGCCACAACGGCGCTCGACCGCTACGCCGGTCACGACGAGGACATCGTCAACCGCCTGCGGCACCTGCTGTATCGAGCCCGGGAAATCCGGGGCTTGATCCGTCGAGCCGGGGCGACCGTCTTGCCTGAAGGCTCGCGCAACGCCCGGCCGCCGAAGCGGCTGGCCGATGCAAGAGTCCTGGTCGTTGATGCCGACGAATCGATTCGATGGGCCGCCCACCAGTTGCTCGAACAGCAAGGAGCGACCGTCGAGACCGCCCGAGACGCGCTTGAAGCCATCGCTCTGGCCCGCCAAACCCCTTATGCCGCCGCCCTGGTCGATATCCGTCTGCCCGACCTCGACGGTTACGAGGCGTACCGCCGCATCCGGGAGGTGCAACCGGGGGTTCCCGTCATCCTGATGACCGGCTTCGGCTACGACCCGACGCACTCGATCGTGAAAGCGCGCAAGGAAGGATTGCGCACGGTTTTGTACAAGCCGTTTCATGTCGATCGACTGATTGATGCCGTGGAACAGGCCGTCCGGTCCCCTGAGCCGATCCCCCCGGCCGACGGGTTCCCCCCGGCCCCCCGCTGA
- a CDS encoding hydrolase, protein MSSPDRLTAREGGLLVIDLQAKLLASMRYGDLVVANAVRLIQGARLLSVPVWATEQYPEGLGPTVSEVQELVPDRPSKRTFHCLGVPGLEDQVRERDLRHLTLTGIETHVCVAQTALELIDRGFRVQVPADAVGSRNSMDWEFALRRMERAGAVLTTTEAVLFEWAETSDRPEFKAISALVRDFIPPRKRKDKHKDRPRPKDTDPDEDE, encoded by the coding sequence ATGTCCTCTCCCGACCGCCTGACCGCCCGAGAGGGGGGCCTGCTCGTCATCGACCTTCAGGCGAAGCTCCTGGCCTCGATGCGCTATGGCGACCTGGTCGTGGCCAACGCGGTGCGCCTGATTCAAGGCGCCCGGTTGCTCTCGGTTCCGGTCTGGGCCACCGAGCAGTACCCCGAAGGACTTGGCCCGACGGTTTCCGAGGTGCAGGAACTGGTCCCCGATCGGCCCTCGAAGCGGACGTTTCATTGTCTTGGCGTGCCGGGACTGGAAGATCAGGTGCGCGAGCGAGATCTGCGCCACCTCACGCTGACTGGCATCGAGACGCACGTTTGTGTTGCCCAGACAGCTCTCGAACTGATCGACCGCGGCTTCCGGGTGCAGGTGCCGGCCGATGCCGTCGGCTCCCGAAACTCGATGGACTGGGAGTTCGCCCTGCGACGCATGGAACGCGCGGGGGCCGTCCTGACCACGACCGAGGCGGTTCTGTTCGAATGGGCTGAGACATCCGATCGCCCCGAATTTAAGGCCATCAGCGCCCTCGTCCGCGACTTCATCCCCCCTCGCAAGCGCAAAGACAAGCACAAGGACCGCCCTCGGCCCAAGGATACCGACCCGGACGAGGATGAGTGA